The segment tcTGATAGTGGCCCGActcaagcaggagcaggcttctgtaatactgattgctccatcatggccgtgaaGGACTTGGTTCGCGAATCTAATGAGGACTTCGTCGTCTTCTCCAcgaaagttaccttgtcgcagggatctgctggaacagggtccttttattcatcaaaatctcgattctctgaggctgagtgGAGATTGAATgattagtccttgccaagagagggttgtctgagagagttattgagacTCATACTCGTCGCATTTATCTCAATGTTTGGAGAACCTAATTATGTGTGAAGAGAttggatttccttggcataaagttaaggttgccaggattctatttCTCCATGTTGGACTGGAAGGGTTTTTCGGCCAGTTCCcaaaggggacagatttcagccttgtctgttttactgcacaagaggctctgagcttccagatgtttagtcttttgttaaggctctaattaggatcagacctgtgttcagatctttggctcctccttggagtctgaatctggttcttaagattttgcagcgGGCTTAGTTTTGAGCCTATGcttgaaattgacattaagttgtcctggaaggttcttctactggccattgcttctgcgcacagagtatctgagattgctgccttgcaatgtgagcctccttatctggtattccattcagataaggctgtcctatgtactaaCTTAGGGTTTCTCCCTTAAGGTCATATCAGACCTTTCTTTCAAGATTGTggtcctttctttgtgtcctaatcctccttcaaaggaaTGTTTACTTTATGATTTGGACATGGTTTGTGCCTTGAAATGTATCTTCAGGGTACtacagatttcagacaaacatcttccttgtttgttgcttgttctgggaagcgtaaggatcAGACGGTATTTTcgacttatctttttggttgaggagtcttatctgcTTAGCTTAttaaacagcgggacataaacctcctcagggaattacggctcattctactagagcagtggcttcctcttgggcctttaagaacgaagtctctatgaatcagatttgcaaggcggctatctggtccttacatactttttctaaattttacaagtttgcatTTTTTGCTTCagttgaagcagcctttgggagacaggttttgcaggctgtggtgccccacTTTTTgtctcccattatcattcagtgttctctagagcttgggtagaAGTCCCCCAaccgtaaggaatgaagccatggactctccttgtattccttctgtacaaggagagtccacggcccccgcacatGTTCTCTGATGGGCGCGCCCcctggcacctttttataccctgatttctcctactgttcagtgttacctcggcagaatgactggggaagtgggagaggtatttaagcctttggctgggatgtctttgccacctcctggtggccaggttcagtatttcccaacagtaaagaatgaagccgtggactctacttgTACAGAAGGatattaaattatctggtaagctgtgtgattaccttgtatataagcctctgcagacaaccctttatctccattttagccaatcagtgctgactccacaggagtgaagcACAATATCTGACAGTTTTTCCAGTCAGTGAAAGTTCATCAAAATGCACCGATATGGGGCAACCTTTAATTACTTAGAAATCAGTATGTACCTACCTATATTTAGCTTTTAACAGAGTACAAGGCAAacttaattataaaagtaaattggataattgttttaaactgtcatgattcagatagggcatgcaattttaaatggacagtatagttAAAATTACTCATTCATATAggtatgcaatttaaataactttccaatttacttttattaggaaatttgctttgtactcctggtattctttgttgaaagttaaactttGTTAGGCTCATGCTAATCTCAAAGTTCCTGAAGGCCGCCTCATCTTGGTGCATTtttacctccttttttttttttttctgcgctATTTCATATGtgcaataaagatatttgtgctcactcctgtggagttaccttggagtcggcactgattggctaaaatgcaagtctgataaAAGAACAAATAAGGGGGtattctgctgaggcttagatacaaggtaatcacagaggtaaaaagtatcaacataagtgttgattatgcaaaactgggtaataggtaGTAaattgattatctttttaaacaataaaaattctagagtggTTTGTCCCTTTCATTTTAACTTGACTACGGTCCCTTTTAGAGTTTTAAACTTCACAGTAACATTTCCTGGTAAACTATTCATTGCTAATATTTTAGGTACGCTATCGTGAACGTATCACAATCTTAAGAGGCAACCATGAAAGTAGACAAATTACACAAGTATATGGTTTTTATGATGAATGCCTAAGAAAATATGGAAATGCAAACGTCTGGAAGTATTTCACCGACCTTTTCGATTACTTACCCTTAACAGCATTAGTGGATGGTCaggtatgtaattttttttttttcttcctaatttGATATGTCCTTTGGTAGCTTTCAATGAGTTCTTATAAAACACTACTTCATTCCAAACTATTTCACTTTTAAGCAAATTAAGCGAGTTAATTTAGTGTATATGTAATGACTTGTGTTTAATCCTGGTGACTGTTCTGGTCTTGGGTGTAAAAAAGTTATTTCTGGGACTTTGAAATTAGAATAAAAACCCACTGTACTGAAGTTTCTTATAAACCGCTGTATTGTCTACTACATTTGATCGTGTTGGTGGTTAAAATGCTGAATTTTTGGCTTTTATTTATAGATCTTCTGTTTACATGGTGGGCTTTCACCATCCATAGATACACTAGACCACATCAGAGCTCTTGATCGTCTGCAAGAAGTCCCACATGAGGTAATTGCACTATCTTTGCAGCAGTAAAATAAAGTACACAATTACAAATTAATGCATGGTAAACAAACTTCTGcaatgttctccccaggacctcttTAGTAGGTGctccacccggctgattttactgaccatcctgctaaaaattttagccaatattaagccctTTATGCTGTTAGGACAGAATGGAACATCCTATCAGTGCTGAGTTTTAGTATGGCATGGAACTTCCTACCATATACAgcatcctgcagcttccccctttgatgTAGGCAAGGATTGGCCTGGGCGGCGGGCAGTCCTCCATGAGCTGATCCTGGCCTTTAAGTCATGTAATCTCATCAATCGCATTTCATTTTTACTAAGTGTTCCGATGTGAACACTGTTGTGCCACCATGAAGGGATTAAGCTAAGTTAGacggtattaaaataaaaatgttattgcgcaaatgtataatttaatacatttattaaattatgcAACTTGTTGGggctttatttagatgaaaatgatAGAATATTAgaatactagtcttaaagcccgtgtacacgtgcCAAAATGAGTCCACTCACTAccgctataaaaaaaaaatctgtagcattgcggtcccacccactctcggCCGCCTCCCTCCTAcgccaccaatgcagagagggacacggATTACCCCACTCTGCcggtctatttctgcactgccccatttgtggggcatgcagaaatagtgcgatctcgctacttttagcaagatcACGGCAGAGGCCCTGGGCTTAACTAacaaaaggccaagtatgtttgtctcgcgctgcagtctcgactgcatcggacaaacatacttggccttttataatatagggtaTATAGGCCCCCATTCGGCTACTTCAAAATGACACTCGGCTGGCAAACTTTTGTGATAAACACTCCTATAAAATCCTGTTCAATCTCCTGATATTAAGGCCATTATTTAGTTGATTGCCTCTTCACTCACTTTCCTCCACAATTGGGTATATTTTGGTGCGTTATTTGTATTTTATCcctgaattattattttatttttttaaaaatagtttttatttaataaaatattaaagggacactgaacccaaatgttttcttaagttattcggatagagcatgcaatgtcctaatttactcctattaaattttcttcattctcttggtatatctatttgaaatgcaagaaaataagtttagatgccggcccatttttggtgaataacctgggttgttcttgctgattggtggataaacaaatgctgtccagagtactaaaacaaaaaataacttggatgcctttttcaaataaagatagcaagggaacgaagaaatattgagtaaattagaaagttgcttaaaattgcatgctctatctgaatcacaaaagaaaaaatgggttcagtgtccctttaaatatgccttTCAATAGCACTTCCCACCTGTTTAAATTGATGGAAATCCAAGAGTTTAACCGCTAGGATTTATTGCCCTtaaaaataaactggactttcaGTGGTTGGGGGAAAAAAAGTGCTGCATACAGttgactagcacagctattggtttagaggtggaaacgtcacttcaTTGATATTTACGTGCCGTTGGCGGCCACAGCACAGAGGTTAAGTTTagcgcttttttttttctttcccccaaaCACATCACTGAAAGCCAAGTTACACATATAGAGTTGCTAGTTAAaaaattacagcatgtcatttttcaactattatgattatttaaaaacacaatataGGGTCCTGCAGTGTTGGTATCAACCAGAGGGATTGTTTATGGAACACCCTGAGATCTTCCTACTGTACAGTACATCTTCTATGGGGACATCTACCTTATGTTTGGCCATCTTCATCTATATTTCCATTTCAATTCATCTTAGGATGGGGAGTCAAAAATAAATTGTGTGCAATAATTTGCCTATAGGGAGAGAAGCTCACTGTCCTAAAACTGAGCTTTAGATATTGGAAACAATATTAAAGGGGAGTTTTAGCTGTTAATCTTTCACTTTACCATATGCGTGCCAGGTGTCTTAGTTGCATATTTAGATTCCCTTCTAATCATCATAAATTTGTGCCCCCTGAAAGGGTTTTGGTAGCCTTGAAAAAGTTAGCCTTAGTGTTAGATTTTTGGAAATCTTTTTAAAATATGGgctgatcattttgtttgtttcaCAGGGTCCAATGTGTGACTTGTTGTGGTCAGATCCTGATGACCGTGGTGGCTGGGGCATTTCTCCTCGAGGTGCTGGTTATACTTTTGGCCAAGACATCTCTGAAACTTTCAACCATGCCAATGGCCTTACCTTGGTTTCAAGAGCCCATCAGCTGGTGATGGAGGTATGTAATTCCTTTGACTTCTGGTTCTTTATAAATACTGCCTCCTCAAAAATGTTTAGCTTTTCTAAAACATGGTAGTCTAGTTGTAGATTAGGATTTTAGAAgttttaaatgtgtgtttatgaACTTTTGTGTTTACTTTGCAGGGATACAATTGGTGCCATGACAGGAATGTAGTTACAATATTTAGTGCGCCAAACTATTGTTACCGATGCGGAAATCAGGCTGCAATAATGGAACTTGATGACACTTTAAAATATTCCTTGTAAGTATAATTGTAGATTCACTTATTCACTTCTGTCTTTTTTATAAATGTGGTTATcccttgattaaagggatatgattcccCCCTGCATTCaagtagtatcctttgtttaaaagccagCAGGTAGAGTCAGgcacatgcatgtgtctggagaactacatggcagcagtgcacagtgcctaactctaaaaaaattaaaagcattcttgccaaactgctgtCATACTTCTCGAAACATGTGCATTTTACCTACATTGGCATTCTCTTACAAAGAATACCACAAGACcaaagtacttctattataaaattaagtttaatatttttttgtttggatAATCTGAATCGTGAGAGAAAATTATGGTTTTCTGTCAATTTTAAAATTTTACTGTAAGTGTTTATAGCCAGCAACTGGTATGACAAATCATTTAAAGTATATCCAATAGCTGACTTTtggtttgtatatgaaatagctgtttttcctATTTGGAAAGGGCTGAGCTTGCAGCTTAGGTATAAAACTCTATACACATACACCTCATCTTCTGTCTAAACTGAAAGTCTGATACTGAGCGCAAAGGACAACTGTTTTATTATCATTCTAGGGCTGCAACTAGcgattttcataattgattaatcgaCTAAAtgttaggtttaaaataaaatcgacgctattttgcctgcagcagagaagagacgCTTAGTTGgtgttgagatgcataagtagggttttgccaatttcaccaaggtgagaTTATTTATCTTTTGCTAGCTCCACAAATGCAAGTgacctcttaacaaagtaagcatggacttcattctaacataaaaatgtgtgtgtgtgtgtgtatatatgtgtgtgtgtgtgtgtgtatatatatatatgtatgtgtgtgtatatatatatatgtatgtgtgtgtgtgtatatatatgtgtgtgtgtgtgtgtgtatatatatatatatgtatatatatatatgtgtgtgtgtgtatatatatatgtatgtgtgtgtgtgtatatatgtgtgtgtgtatgtatatatatgtatatatgtgtgtgtgtacatatatgtgtgtgtacatatatgtgtgtgtacatatgtatgtgtgtgtgtacatgtgtgtgtacatgtgtgtgtgtatgtgtgtgtgtacatatgtgtgtgtgtacatatgtgtgtgtgtacatatgtgtgtgtgtgtacatatgtgtgtgtgtgtacatatgtgtgtgtgtgtacatatgtgtgtgtgtgtacatatgtatgtgtgtgtgtgtacatatgtatgtgtgtgtgtgtacatatgtatgtgtgtgtgtgtgtgtgcgcaatgGTAAACAATCAGCTacaaggttagggaaaaaatatattGTCCGCTCTTAAATTAACAGATATTTAATTAGGTTGAATTttgtacattaatttaaaaaaaaaaaaggtaaaagtgcGAAGGACTATATAtttataacaggacaaagccttgcatatttatctatacagtacctataatcagcaatagcaagcgatccgctaattgTGCACACAGATAATAGTGcaaatcaattcaaataactcccctCAATCTAGGGCTTGGTGTAAATAAGCtgtgcactatatcatgcaaaacacagtcccaaatcacctgatttaatataaacaatccaaatgattgcTATTTCTGGGTTGTACATAAGCCAGGAGtatttgtaaacttaaaaagaaacttatactgtccaTAAAATCTTTTAGACTAAGGACCTaatcataaaacacaataccatgtgcaggagctcattggagtgaagcagctggcgCTGTGTGCAAACCAAGTAATtgtaaaccaactaatcgattatgagattcgttgacaactattttcataatcgattattatcgattagtaGTTGCAGCTCTATATCATTCCCAGCCCCACTGGGCTGCTGCTGATTCTcatttacatagcttttttttttaagataatataAAAATggtaactttcagtataggttgtgtGGGTTTTAAGAGGCAAAATTTGGTTTTTCAAATTGCAAAATAAAGTTAATTCATCTATTTGTAATCAATGTAAAACACTCCAGAATGCAACAAATTACTTGTGGTTGTTTTCTTTTCGATACAGTTATCCAGTTTCATATGTTTTACCACTAGAGATAAATGTACAATCTAAGCTACTTTAGACACTAAAGCCACTTTCTTGTATTCAGCTTGCAGTTTGATCCAGCACCTCGTAGAGGAGAACCACATGTGACTCGTCGTACCCCTGACTACTTCCTTTAAAGTGAATTTTACACTTGTACAGTATTGCCACAAACAGGACTTTAACCTGAAAACCGGGAAGAGCAGCAGTAACTTCAGTGTCAGGAGAGAACATGTTCACACATACTTGTTCTCAAATGGACCAAAAGATGTGCCATATAAAATGCAAAGCTTCGTCTCAACAGCTGTGACGACATTAGATAGACCCTGTCCAATGCATGCTGAAGTGACAGTCTGTCAAAATCTCCGTTTTCTGGCATAGCACTACTTGTAGTTACTTTTGCTTTCTCGGAGGGACTTCAGAAACATAAAATGTAGACATTAACACCTCATGAAAACAATTAACTTTCCATTTAGCTATAGCTTTACTCGGCATGATTGTAGATAAAGATAGAAACAGTCCGAAAGATTAAGCCCTTCACTTCTACTGGGGGCCACATGTTGCTGACTTCTTGAGTGCAAAGGGgttaatggactttttaaagaacGGATTACATGGCCTCAGCCACCTCCTGTGACTTCAGAAATGTGTTTATTTTTCAGGGAATACAGTAATTTAATTCTTTTGGTTTCCGtctgcactttttcttttttttttttttccttgttcccttcttACCTTTAAGTTGTTCTTGTCTAAAAATAGTGTCAACCAAATTGGTTTCTGTATGACATTGCTATGGCAAAACACAGCCATagctacattcttttttttttttttctttttcttttttttttttcataataaacTTGTGAACGAAGTCCTTAGAAATGTGAAATTTAATTGTTCTGCAAATGTTGACCACAACATATGAGAACTGCACTGAGGTGGTTTGTAGAACTGTATAAACATCCGGAAACCAATAAAGATTTAAGACCATTACACATTAAGGAGTTTGAATTTGTAGAGCCAGTTCATTTTGTAATTGATTTCAGACCCCTTTTGTTTCAATACTGGGTCTATATTACTAAATTTAACTGATAGGTATTAAAGTAGGAAAACTAGTATCGCAGATCTATGCTAGGCTATAAAAGTGCCACATTAAACCtacgttttttttaaatctgctgtCTTTCTAATGACGtggtgagtctacggatcatctaattactattgggaatatcactcctggccagcaggaggaggcaaagagcaccacagcaaagctgtcaagtaAGTATTGCCTCCCTTtcctcaaaccccagtcattctctttgcctacgttaaagcTAGGAGGacaattcttcaatcaagattttattattttaaagcagagcaggtttgttCTGATCTTTCCTGAGCTTTAGCCATAGCTTACGtctgtctcttcagtagagcagtggtggcttttaagcagttaggaacttgtgggttataatcttcactgcgcctcccaaatagttgttgctgccctGTCCTGAAAGCCTGATATGATTCCGTTTTTCCTAATTTTCCCATGCGTCCATGTGAGGGAGATGCCCGCTCTTAccaagtgagctgccctgctgccggccaGATTGATCTTCAGGTAAGTGCCTAGTTTAATTTTCTTGGAATGGAGAATATGATACTTAACAGTTGTCTGTTTTTGTGACGTTAAGTTCTAGTAATCCTATTTGGGGTTAATAGGATTTAAGTAGGCAGtgttagcaggcactggggacgtaaAATCTTTTGGAGAGGCTCGGATTTATTTAATCTTGTTCCGGTTTGATTCAGGACTTTGTGGTGCAGCAGTAGTGTGTTTTACTTATGTGAAATCGACATTGGTAGTAATGGCGACCGGTCACTTTTCTATTTAGGAACGCCCACGAATAGGAAGGGCGGGTTTTCTGAGGCGGCAATTTATTTTTGCGCGCCTTTCCGGAGCATTTTCTGTTCCTGTCCTGAGTGGTTGTTTTGCTGCGTCTCTGCTTAAACGAGAGCATTTGTTTCGTAGCCATTTTGAACAGTTATATATTGAGTCCGGATCGTAGTCAAAGCTTAATCTGGTTCCCAGGAGATCAGGTAGGCACCTCAACCAAGAGTGCTGAGGTTTATAGTGAACTGCTGCTTGGCGgtagtttaaattttaaaagtaaaacaattttcCTTTTATTCGTTaagtgacagtaatgttttttgtGCTATTTTTCAAACCTAAATAAGAGCAgttgggtttattttattttttttaatattgggcaaagatggatcaagaggccctgcaaaacctttcatgtagcttgtgttttgattctattgtggaacctccaatccctttttgttcctcgtgTATTGAAAGAACATTACATTTACAGtgatagactttttgaatctgagccatcattagccaagacggatgctgttcaggggtctcctgttcaagatatgccgcagctttctcctcaagcttcCCAAACATTATCGTctacacatgcagtaccctgcgtttcctctcacactccagttggggttaccttgcaagacattgctacccacatcctctgcggtaactgatgcgctgtctgcctttctcatgctgcagggaaagcgcaagaggaaatgtaaagaatcagtgagtaaggtttcggATAAAGTCATGGCTATTCCAATGttccctctcagaagtctgaggaggatacTTAGTCTTCAACCTCAgttgagtttagatgccggccgatttttggtgaacaacctgggttgtccttgctgattggtggataaatttatccaccaataaaagtgctgtccagagtactgaaacaaaaaaagcttagatgccttttttcaaatgatggcaagagaacgaagaaaaattaataggagtaaattagaaagttgcttaaaattgcatgctctttctgaattacaaatgaacaaatttgggttcagtgtccctttaaggtggttttggccaccctggacgactccgacacgacttgtagtcaatcctaaaaagtctagtaagttaaacaaatactttgacgtttCTTCtgctgtggaggtttttccggtaccagacagggctacagagattattgcacgagaatgggagagacctggtatcccttttttctCCGTCTCCAATTTTTAAGATGATGTTTCTAATGGCTGACTCTATAAATGAGTCTTTGCAAACGGTCCCCATggtagaaggggcaatttccaccttagctaagagaaccactattcccatagaggatagctgttctttttaagtaacccttccaacttcttatccataggatccttaaaagatgtatgtacaccagggtttacaatggcaacctgcggtgtgtattgctactgacACCAGCgtggcagcttactggtttgatgcgttatctGAATCTATTCAGACGGTTACtcctcttgaagagatccaggacaggatcaaggctcttaagttggccaattactTTATCACGGATGCTTACTTACAAGTTACTAAATTGGGAGtgaagatttctggctttgcttttttagcgcgtagagccttatggttgaaattctggtctgcggatgtgttatctaagtctaaacttttggagattacctacaagggtaaaaccttgtttaggCCAGGCTTGGCTGATATTTCAGATATTATTggaggaaagggacatgccctccctcaggataagagaaataaacagaaagtaattttcgttcctttcgaaacattAAAGGTACGCCtccctcttccaaacaggaacagtctAAGTCTTACTAGAAGTCCAATCAGTTtttgaacaaggggaagcaatctaagaagcccgttaatgactcagtcagcatgaTGGGTCTGCAACCGATCCAGGAGCGAATCTTGTTGGGGGCACactttctttcttcgctcaagcctgggtgtGGGATGTTCCGGATCcatgggcggtggacatagtgtccagggatacaaactagagttcaagatttttactcccaggggcaggttccttctctcaagattatctgtagaccagataatgaggcgttcttacattgtctgggatctttccgacctgggagtgatagttccttttccagtgcaggaacagggtctgggattctactccaatctgtttgtggttcccaaaaaagagggaactttaaggAACTTGTTTACTCGAGGTCTAAAATGATGGAAACAatgcgttccattcttcccttggttcaagaggatcAATTCATGACAGTAGATTTAAacgatgcgtacctgcatattcccatccacagggaccataaCAAGTTTCTGAGTTTAGCGTTTCTAGACgaacactttcaatttgtggctcttccatttggccttgccacagctcccaggattttctcaaaggttctgggagcgctgttgGTGCTCCGGTTGTggtgcattgcagtggcgccttttcTGGACAACATTCtcgttcaggcaccatcttttcaacaagcaagctcccacactgagatgttatcttttctgcactctcacggatggaaggtgaatttgggaaagagttccttaattccagctacaagggcggTGGTCTTGGGAACCatcatagattctctatcaatgagactgtttctgacagaggtcagaaaaaaaagatcttcaactcttgtcttgcccttcagtcctctcttcggctGTCAATggtccaatgtatggaggtaattggtctgttgGTGTCTGCCATGGACATTGTACCGTTtttcttggttccatctcagacctctgtagttatgcatgctcagtcaatggaacggggattatgcagctCTCTCCAAGATTAGAGCTGGATCAGGCGACAAAAGcgtctcttccatggtggttgtctcagaagcATCTCTCCCAGGGAAACTGCTTTTGCAGACCTacctaggtgattgtgaccacggatgccagcctggttGGATGGGGAGCATTCTggggctcgttaaaggctcagggtctctggactcgggaggagtcgggtctccctataaacatcctagagctgagggcaaacttcaatgctcgcctggcctcagcccggtttttcaggttccagtcagacaacataacttcagtggcttacatcaaccatcagggaggaactctgttCCTTGACCATGAAAGAGGTAGCCAAAactattcagtgggcggagacgtacaattgctgtctgtctgcgatccacattccaggagtggacaattggaaagcggattttctgagcagactcacccggaggagtgggaactccatctggaggggtTTTCCTACTTTAttttcaaatggggacagccggagctggatgtcaaggcatctcaacagaatgtcaAGGTATGGGTTGAGGTAGATGGATCCTCAGGCTGTGCTGATACGTATGCTAGACTAAatttccaaggaaccgctagaacatgtttcctcagtttgctctccttccttgtgtcattgctcaaatcaaattggagagggcgttggtgatcctcattgcaccggcgtggcctcgcaggatctggtatgcagacctagtggagaaccctcccaccttggagatttccactgaggaaggaccttctacttcaagggcccttcc is part of the Bombina bombina isolate aBomBom1 chromosome 6, aBomBom1.pri, whole genome shotgun sequence genome and harbors:
- the PPP2CA gene encoding serine/threonine-protein phosphatase 2A catalytic subunit alpha isoform: MDEKVFTKELDQWIEQLNECKQLTESQVKTLCEKAKEILTKESNVQEVRCPVTVCGDVHGQFHDLMELFRIGGKSPDTNYLFMGDYVDRGYYSVETVTLLVALKVRYRERITILRGNHESRQITQVYGFYDECLRKYGNANVWKYFTDLFDYLPLTALVDGQIFCLHGGLSPSIDTLDHIRALDRLQEVPHEGPMCDLLWSDPDDRGGWGISPRGAGYTFGQDISETFNHANGLTLVSRAHQLVMEGYNWCHDRNVVTIFSAPNYCYRCGNQAAIMELDDTLKYSFLQFDPAPRRGEPHVTRRTPDYFL